A single genomic interval of Alligator mississippiensis isolate rAllMis1 chromosome 15, rAllMis1, whole genome shotgun sequence harbors:
- the S100A5 gene encoding protein S100-A5 has translation METPLEKALATLVLTFHKYSGKEGDKFTLSRGELKALVKNELGLGQKMKEHNIDELMKTLDKNSDDEIDFKEYSAFLSALCMAYNDFFQQDGK, from the exons ATGGAGACCCCCCTGGAGAAAGCCCTGGCCACCCTGGTCCTCACCTTCCACAAGTACTCGGGGAAAGAGGGTGACAAGTTCACCTTGAGCCGGGGGGAGCTGAAGGCACTGGTGAAGaatgagctggggctgggccag aaaatgaaggAGCACAACATTGACGAGCTGATGAAGACTCTGGACAAGAACAGCGATGACGAGATCGACTTCAAGGAGTACTCGGCTTTCTTGTCTGCCCTGTGCATGGCTTACAACGACTTCTTCCAGCAGGATGGCAagtag
- the S100A6 gene encoding protein S100-A6 — MSCTLDQAIGALVYVFHKYSGKEGNKDTLSKQELKELIQKELSLGPKLKDADVTKLMADLDRNKDQEVNFQEYVTFLAALAMIYHEELAKHKC, encoded by the exons ATGTCGTGCACCCTGGACCAGGCCATCGGGGCCTTGGTGTATGTCTTCCACAAGTACTCAGGGAAGGAAGGCAATAAGGACACACTGAGCAAGCAGGAGCTGAAGGAACTCATCCAGAAGGAGCTCAGCCTTGGcccg AAACTGAAGGATGCTGACGTCACCAAGCTCATGGCCGACCTGGATCGCAACAAGGACCAGGAGGTGAACTTCCAGGAGTACGTCACCTTCTTGGCAGCCCTGGCCATGATCTACCATGAAGAGCTGGCCAAGCACAAGTGCTAG
- the LOC106738689 gene encoding protein S100-A9-like: MEVSHAHMKPKTQLEKELQCIVDIYHQYSFRNPIDDYLQKGEFKKLLKEQAADFLRNTKPPKMTLEQYLELLFEKADKNHDGHIKFTEFLTTLARIAIDAHDSSHKDVPGHGHGHSHDGHGHGHSHDA; the protein is encoded by the exons ATGGAA GTTTCCCACGCACACATGAAGCCAAAGACCCAGCTGGAGAAGGAGCTGCAATGCATCGTCGACATCTACCACCAGTACTCCTTCCGGAACCCCATAGACGACTACCTGCAGAAGGGTGAGTTCAAGAAGCTGCTCAAAGAACAAGCCGCCGACTTCCTGAGAAACACCAAGCCG CCCAAGATGACCCTGGAACAGTACCTAGAGCTCCTCTTTGAGAAGGCCGACAAGAATCATGATGGCCATATCAAATTCACCGAGTTCCTGACCACGCTGGCAAGAATCGCCATTGACGCGCACGACAGCTCGCATAAGGATGTGCCTGGCCATGGCCACGGTCACAGCCACGATGGGCATGGACATGGGCACTCACACGACGCTTGA